A DNA window from Helianthus annuus cultivar XRQ/B chromosome 15, HanXRQr2.0-SUNRISE, whole genome shotgun sequence contains the following coding sequences:
- the LOC110911236 gene encoding serine/threonine-protein phosphatase 6 regulatory ankyrin repeat subunit C: MPPTYFPLRWESTGDQWWYASPIDWAAANGHYDLVRELLRLDSNHLIKLSSLRRIRRLEVVWDDEEQFDDVAKNRSSVVQKLLHEGDAKKGKNSLIGSGYGGWLLYTAASAGDFDFVQELLHKDPLLVFGEGEYGVTDILYAAARGKNTEVFRLIYDLAMSPRFMCGNGREFEDHIGEIPPAYKQEMKNRAVHALARGGNLSILKEVLGDCCDEKVLGYRDIHGSTILHTAAGRGQVEVVKYLVSTYDIINSTDKQGNTPLHVAACRGHISVVDFLVKASPSSVHTKNNTGETFLHTAITGFQTPTFRRLDRQIVLMKQLVCSKSFNIEDIINATNNEGRTPLHLAIHGNIDSDLVELIMSVRSINVNKRDNYGMTPLDLLKHGPVSSSSEILMRQLVSAGAIFSNPDYYSARKVLANHLRKGSAGGSPGTTFSVSDSEIFLYSGIETSPGTPTLTMNAAGPGPSTSPRLERKSSNKKKHKGIKRFLRWAKMKKTRDSGPAPTTEKETRVSLRQRYSKPGSPPNNKRTLAARSNNASPTAKKKLASGFVNGVMQAMPHMNRRSRSNSFSRSSVSSLNSHMGVDVVSGSGSNPVFDDGVASSSNKEQGVVHSRKSVNQYFCFGGSKLPVEPTGCDEMQQHEIYDRYVLSTA, from the exons ATGCCTCCGACTTATTTTCCTCTGCGGTGGGAGAGCACTGGAGACCAGTGGTGGTACGCGTCCCCGATCGATTGGGCAGCCGCCAACGGCCACTACGATTTAGTCCGCGAGCTTCTGCGGTTAGACAGTAACCACCTGATCAAACTATCATCACTTAGGCGTATACGCCGCCTCGAGGTTGTTTGGGATGACGAAGAACAGTTTGATGACGTGGCAAAGAACCGTTCGTCAGTCGTGCAAAAACTGTTACACGAAGGTGATGCGAAAAAGGGGAAGAACTCGCTGATCGGGTCGGGTTATGGAGGCTGGCTGCTGTACACTGCTGCATCGGCTGGTGACTTTGATTTCGTTCAAGAATTGCTGCATAAAGACCCGCTTTTGGTGTTCGGTGAAGGGGAGTATGGTGTGACGGATATATTATACGCTGCTGCGAGGGGTAAGAACACTGAGGTGTTTCGGTTGATTTATGATCTTGCAATGTCTCCTAGGTTTATGTGTGGTAATGGCAGAGAATTCGAAGACCATATTGGGGAAATTCCGCCTGCTTATAAGCAGGAAATGAAGAACCGAGCGGTTCATGCGTTGGCAAGAGGTGGTAATTTGAGTATTTTGAAGGAGGTTCTTGGTGATTGTTGTGATGAAAAGGTTCTGGGTTATAGAGATATTCATGGGTCAACTATCTTGCACACAGCAGCGGGACGAGGACAAGTCGAG GTGGTTAAATATCTGGTCTCTACATATGATATCATAAACTCCACCGACAAACAAGGCAATACACCACTACACGTCGCAGCTTGCAGAGGCCACATCTCCGTGGTTGACTTTTTGGTCAAAGCATCACCGTCATCTGTACATACCAAAAACAATACAGGCGAGACGTTTTTACACACCGCCATTACCGGTTTCCAAACACCAACGTTCAGAAGACTCGACCGCCAGATCGTCCTCATGAAACAACTAGTCTGCTCAAAATCATTCAATATTGAAGATATCATAAACGCTACGAATAACGAAGGAAGAACGCCTCTTCATCTAGCCATTCACGGCAACATTGATAGTGATCTAGTGGAATTGATCATGTCCGTTCGTTCAATCAACGTTAATAAACGCGATAATTACGGTATGACCCCGCTTGATCTTCTCAAACATGGGCCCGTTTCGTCTTCGTCAGAAATCCTCATGCGACAACTCGTTTCGGCTGGCGCGATTTTTAGTAATCCGGATTATTATTCTGCTAGAAAAGTTCTTGCTAATCATTTGAGAAAAGGGAGTGCGGGTGGAAGCCCGGGAACGACGTTTAGTGTTTCCGATTCCGAGATATTCTTGTACTCCGGAATCGAGACGTCTCCTGGGACACCAACGTTGACGATGAATGCTGCGGGCCCGGGCCCGAGCACCAGCCCGAGATTAGAAAGGAAGAGTTCGAACAAGAAGAAACATAAAGGGATAAAACGATTCCTACGGTGGGCGAAAATGAAAAAAACCAGAGATTCGGGCCCCGCCCCGACAACGGAGAAGGAGACTCGGGTTTCTCTAAGGCAGAGATACTCTAAACCCGGGTCGCCTCCAAACAACAAAAGAACACTTGCTGCTAGGAGTAACAATGCTAGTCCAACTGCAAAGAAGAAACTTGCTTCGGGTTTCGTGAACGGAGTAATGCAAGCGATGCCACATATGAACCGGCGGTCGCGTTCTAATTCGTTCTCGAGATCGTCCGTGTCTTCACTCAATTCACATATGGGTGTTGATGTTGTGAGCGGGTCTGGCTCAAACCCGGTGTTCGATGACGGAGTTGCTAGTTCTTCAAATAAAGAACAAGGTGTCGTGCACAGCAGGAAGTCGGTGAATCAGTACTTTTGTTTCGGCGGGTCCAAACTACCTGTGGAACCCACGGGTTGTGATGAAATGCAACAGCACGAGATCTATGATCGTTACGTTCTATCAACGGCTTAA
- the LOC110913523 gene encoding fibrous sheath CABYR-binding protein-like: MCLNVVTAGYTCWDVSSRSVRGRYKTVVAAEEDPFNVEEHLLFDTEVLETGPTVEVEAEHVVNVEAQKGKDKVIDDIKEDDVDKDTTSSSSSSEEEVDETERLRRIQEATKQEKLLRKRKRQEKDDDDAYVPSPEHVSESQSPPGGRKKAGARKKVISPKIRKVTPKISKPKIVLKKKPTKESKKPPTPPHEPTPPQSPIQSPPRQPTPPQQSSPPKQPTPPRQPSPIHHSPLHHSPPPQQTLLTSQEIFQTPPLTQGQLTPGSAGYRNFPNVPSNLNVSLDDVGDFDFANTSQVKNVEKKVDEVIAENKKLAAENKKVIDRERILEMRVKRLENDNKELVKKIDSDQSEIDILKVRIAELEEEKARRDEQNEYFKLKNKELEAAKAFRDHEFYMLNKVVESMLGTSVEQKFEELQVEELRAERQAKIDEQMKEKGKGVEGSSAVTERSIVPSMVVENPEPISAVSGLFEDYTPLDELIDDDDDDDDAQGGTGLKVTEASTEKNVDNLMNDSVNEELGGADGKEESSDAQNVQQAEKLILRLDTYREEGEHFHTYTLETIREMMRMVTPDFKFDFEEELNAFDINQQRDYEYKYVEDADMYDRVEVEDWTDDESVNEDTSQLPTLMEFFTEENRDELRRKVAEILKDKNLDDTLKDMAKEERKKWFKESHERKFKRPLKYYQRD; this comes from the exons ATGTGTTTGAATGTGGTGACTGCAGGCTATACATGTTGGGATGTTTCATCTAGAAGTGTACGCG GGCGTTACAAAACAGTGGTAGCTGCGGAAGAAGATCCATTTAATGTTGAAGAACATTTGTTGTTTGATACTGAAGTCTTAGAGACAGGGCCAACTGTGGAAGTTGAAGCTGAGCATGTTGTGAATGTTGAAGCTCAGAAAGGAAAAGATAAAGTTATTGATGACATTAAGGAAGATGATGTGGATAAAGATACTACAAGCTCCTCGAGTTCTTCAGAAGAGGAAGTTGATGAAACTGAACGTTTACGAAGAATCCAGGAAGCAACAAAACAAGAAAAATtgttgagaaagagaaagagacaggAAAAGGACGATGATGATGCTTACGTTCCTTCTCCAGAACATGTCTCCGAGTCACAATCTCCTCCAGGTGGTAGAAAGAAAGCTGGAGCTCGAAAGAAAGTCATATCTCCGAAGATCAGAAAGGTTACACCAAAGATATCAAAACCAAAGATTGTGCTAAAGAAGAAACCAACAAAAGAAAGCAAgaaaccaccaacaccaccacatgaaccaacaccaccacaatcaccaATCCAATCACCACCCCGACAACCTACACCACCACAACAATCTTCACCACCTAAACAACCAACACctccaagacaaccatcacctatTCATCATTCACCACTACATCATTCACCTCCACCACAACAAACCCTTCTTACTTCGCAAGAAATTTTTCaaacacctccactcacccaaggTCAACTAACACCTGGTTCTGCGGGGTACCGAAACTTTCCAAATGTTCCTTCAAATTTGAATGTGAGCCTTGATGATGTAGGAGATTTTGATTTCGCAAACACCTCACAAGTAAAGAATGTTGAAAAGAAGGTTGATGAAGTGATTGCTGAGAACAAGAAGCTAGCCGCTGAAAACAAGAAAGTTATAGATCGTGAAAGAATTCTAGAAATGCGTGTGAAGAGGTTGGAGAATGATAACAAAgagttggtgaaaaagattgattCTGATCAGTCAGAGATAGACATTTTGAAAGTAagaattgctgagcttgaagaagaaAAGGCTCGACGAGATGAGCAAAATGAATACttcaagttgaagaacaaagAGCTTGAAGCAGCTAAAGCGTTCAGAGATCACGAGTTCTATATGCTGAATAAAGTTGTTGAAAGCATGCTCGGAACGTCTGTAGagcaaaagtttgaagagctgcAAGTTGAAGAGCTCAGAGCAGAACGTCAAGCTAAaattgatgaacaaatgaaagaaaaggGTAAAGGAGTTGAAGGAAGTTCTGCAGTGACAGAAAGATCGATTGTTCCTTCTATGGTTGTTGAAAATCCCGAGCCTATCTCTGCTGTTTCTGGTCTTTTTGAGGATTATACTCCTCTTGATGAATTGATTG acgatgatgatgatgatgatgatgctcaggGTGGTACAGGATTGAAAGTTACTGAAGCTTCCACTGAGAAAAATGTTGATAATTTGATGAACGATTCAGTAAATGAAGAATTAGGGGGAGCAGATGGAAAGGAGGAGTCGAGTGATGCACAAAATGTTCAACAAGCTGAGAAATTGATCTTGAGGTTGGATACTTATCGTGAAGAAGGAGAACATTTTCATACCTACACGCTGGAAACGATCAGAGAAATGATGCGTATGGTGACTCCTGATTTTAAATTCGACTTTGAAGAAGAATTGAATGCCTTTGACATCAATCAGCAGCGTGATTACGAGTATAAgtatgttgaagatgctgatatGTATGACAGAGTCGAAGTAGAAGATTGGACGGATGATGAAAGTGTTAATGAAGATACTTCACAGTTGCCAACGTTGATGGAATTCTTTACTGAGGAGAATCGTGACGAGTTGAGAAGAAAGGTAGCtgagattttgaaagataaaaaCCTTGACGACACTCTAAAAGATATGGCAAAAGAAGAACGtaaaaaatggttcaaagaaagtCATGAGAGGAAGTTCAAACGGCCGTTAAAGTACTATCAACGTGATTGA